AGCAGGAAAAGCTTATTTtccagtgtggattcttgtgtcTTGTTAGGTTTCCCTTTGAAGGGAATCTTTAGCCACAAACTGAGCATGAAAAAGGTtattctccagtgtgggttcttgagtGTGGTTTTGGGCGGTTCTTGCAACTGAATCTTTTGCCACAAACTGCAAAGCAAAAAGGTTTTTACTCCAGTGTGGGCTCTTGTGTGTGCTGTTAAGTGGCTCTTGCAACTGTTATCTTCTCCCGCAGACTGCTCAAGGAAAAGGTTtcctccagtgtgggttcttgcatGTACTTTTAGCGCACTCTTACAACTGAATCTTTGGTCACAACCCAAACCCTAACAGGAAAAAGGCTTTaccccagtgtgggttcttgtgtgtatttttaggGCCCTCTTGCatctgaatctttgaccacacactgagcaggaaaaaggtttttccccagtgtgggttcttgtgtgtcgttTTAAGTGATGCTTCTGAGAGAATCGTTGACcgcaaactgagcagggaaaaggtttttctctagtgtgggttcttgtgtgtatttttaggGCGCTCATGCACCTGAATCTTTGGTCGCACAttgagcagggaaaaggtttttcATCAGTGTGGTTTCTTGTGTGTTGTTTCAGGTTTCCCTTGTGagagaatctttgaccacacactgagcaggaaaaaggtttttccccagtgtgggttcttgtgtgttgttttaagtgATGCTTCTGAGAGAATCGTTGACCGCAAACTGAGCAaggaaaaggtttttctccagtgtgggttcttgtgtgtgttgTTAAGTGGCTCTTGCAACTCCATTCTTTGCCACAAACTGTGCAGGTAAAagttttttctccagtgtgggttcttctgTGTGTTGTTAAGAAGCTCCTGCAACTGAATCTTTTGCCACAAACTGTGCAAGGAAAAgggttttctccagtgtgggttgtTGTGTGTATTTTTAGGGCACCCTTCCAACTGAATCTTTGGttgcaaactgagcaggaaaaaggtttttcaccggtGTGTTTTCTTGTGTGTTGTTTCATGTTTCCCTTGTCAGAGAATCTCTGACCAcagactgagcaggaaaaaggtttttctccagtgtgggttcttgtgtgtagttTCATGTTTCCCTTGTGagagaatctttgaccacacactgagcaggaaaaaggtttttctccagtgtgggttcttatgtgtAGTTTCATGTTTCCCTTGTGagagaatctttgaccacacactgagcagggaaaaggtttttctccagtgtggctcCTCATATGCCTACGACAACTTTGCTGAGTAGCAAAGATTTTCCCACACCCAgagcatttgcttttgttgtcaCTGTCAGCTTTCTTAAGACCTTCATCATCACTGTCAAGCGAGTGTGACATGGCATCTTCACTATCTGATATTGGAGCTGTGAAACTGTCCGCTTGCAAtccttctgttgagctgctgctgcCACTTGGAGCGCTTCTGCTGGTCTCACTCAGGACCTCTCCACTCTTTAAAGGCTCACCATCTGGCCTGGTGATATCGTCCTCCTCTTTAACATCTGGCTCTACCTCCAAAATAAGTTCTACCTCGTCCTTTTTGATTGGAATTTGCTCTTCTTTCTTTTGGTCATCTGGCTTTTCCTTTTTCATTTGCGGGTGCTCAACTTCCTCTTTAATGCCAGGAGATTTTGACTCCTGCTGCTTAGTACAAAGATTttttctgaaacctgcaagacaaAACAGAGACAAAGTATGAACTCAAAGGTCATTAACATGTTGgatgaacataaaaaaatcatgGAAAGTATTTTTACCCGATTAAATGGCTCCAATTTGAAGCACTTGTATTGcacccaatagcgtaccgcacaaatGCGATTATTAGACAGCAAGGCCGCGTGACGTCACTATTATAAGCCGGAAGAAGCGCGCttgcatacaacccatgctagtactgcttgttttctgccggtaatctttcagaaAAGAACATGCCGGGGAAACACTGCtggtatggaacttgtagaaacgactctagacattaccaacgtccacatatgaaggatgttttcgtcatacgtttcccaaagccaaaaactcagagggggGTAAAAAGTGAACAATGGATTAAcatgtgcggacgtccaaaagaccagtctaACACCAGAGCAAGGTgatgccattcaccttcatatgcagaggatataatatataataaagagAGGGAATATAGTGGTAAAGGAAAGCTTGttaaaacaggagaatgtcattgtcagtggtgtaAGGCAACACacccaagaaaaaggtgtcgataaaaaaagctacctctggatcaggtctg
This sequence is a window from Corythoichthys intestinalis isolate RoL2023-P3 chromosome 13, ASM3026506v1, whole genome shotgun sequence. Protein-coding genes within it:
- the LOC130928938 gene encoding oocyte zinc finger protein XlCOF6-like isoform X1; amino-acid sequence: MSDISQAHRPERQEPLHVKKMEEESIHIKEEQKEYFITVENPHIEEEQQPHPLKTEEEEDHPYVKVEVVDIPKWTGEPLKSEDGGPSEASRGAEPPSGISSSSKEGFRADNLVARPSQSDDFTSHSLFYVSQAHRPECQESACLEEEEEEELLHVKKMEKESVHIKVEQGEYFIGVVNHHIEEQQQPHPLKKEEDDPPYVKVEVVDIPRWAGESLKGEDGGPSERADNLIARPSESDDFILHSLSCFRKNLCTKQQESKSPGIKEEVEHPQMKKEKPDDQKKEEQIPIKKDEVELILEVEPDVKEEDDITRPDGEPLKSGEVLSETSRSAPSGSSSSTEGLQADSFTAPISDSEDAMSHSLDSDDEGLKKADSDNKSKCSGCGKIFATQQSCRRHMRSHTGEKPFPCSVCGQRFSHKGNMKLHIRTHTGEKPFSCSVCGQRFSHKGNMKLHTRTHTGEKPFSCSVCGQRFSDKGNMKQHTRKHTGEKPFSCSVCNQRFSWKGALKIHTTTHTGENPFPCTVCGKRFSCRSFLTTHRRTHTGEKTFTCTVCGKEWSCKSHLTTHTRTHTGEKPFPCSVCGQRFSQKHHLKQHTRTHTGEKPFSCSVCGQRFSHKGNLKQHTRNHTDEKPFPCSMCDQRFRCMSALKIHTRTHTREKPFPCSVCGQRFSQKHHLKRHTRTHTGEKPFSCSVCGQRFRCKRALKIHTRTHTGVKPFSC
- the LOC130928938 gene encoding oocyte zinc finger protein XlCOF6-like isoform X2; amino-acid sequence: MEEESIHIKEEQKEYFITVENPHIEEEQQPHPLKTEEEEDHPYVKVEVVDIPKWTGEPLKSEDGGPSEASRGAEPPSGISSSSKEGFRADNLVARPSQSDDFTSHSLFYVSQAHRPECQESACLEEEEEEELLHVKKMEKESVHIKVEQGEYFIGVVNHHIEEQQQPHPLKKEEDDPPYVKVEVVDIPRWAGESLKGEDGGPSERADNLIARPSESDDFILHSLSCFRKNLCTKQQESKSPGIKEEVEHPQMKKEKPDDQKKEEQIPIKKDEVELILEVEPDVKEEDDITRPDGEPLKSGEVLSETSRSAPSGSSSSTEGLQADSFTAPISDSEDAMSHSLDSDDEGLKKADSDNKSKCSGCGKIFATQQSCRRHMRSHTGEKPFPCSVCGQRFSHKGNMKLHIRTHTGEKPFSCSVCGQRFSHKGNMKLHTRTHTGEKPFSCSVCGQRFSDKGNMKQHTRKHTGEKPFSCSVCNQRFSWKGALKIHTTTHTGENPFPCTVCGKRFSCRSFLTTHRRTHTGEKTFTCTVCGKEWSCKSHLTTHTRTHTGEKPFPCSVCGQRFSQKHHLKQHTRTHTGEKPFSCSVCGQRFSHKGNLKQHTRNHTDEKPFPCSMCDQRFRCMSALKIHTRTHTREKPFPCSVCGQRFSQKHHLKRHTRTHTGEKPFSCSVCGQRFRCKRALKIHTRTHTGVKPFSC